A genomic region of Oncorhynchus mykiss isolate Arlee chromosome 2, USDA_OmykA_1.1, whole genome shotgun sequence contains the following coding sequences:
- the rag1 gene encoding V(D)J recombination-activating protein 1 isoform X1 translates to MEETYAPRCSMPAELHHPYSKFSDWKFKLFRVRSMERAPLPGEMQLERGALSGVVASAPLGETVGDVVGLPGSVMKLCLGGKSKENVEGPGKRVDLKLQEMDTHMNHLRCLCRLCGGALRKAKGPEHEVQGLLDEASMSALRRMGCKATSWPEVILKVFKVDVAGDMEVVHPPFFCQRCWTLAMRGGGFCSFSRTHVPGWRPHTTLCLLCHPKKPSLQRRGRKRRKPTRGAQHLAKRTKWDLQDNAAIVGEKRAWRTVIDPPQGPGLRPWVRSSVQRAQWVKSITLCQKEHLSARLLSEDLPVDFLSSVTCQVCDHLLSEPVQSPCRHLFCRSCIAKYIYSLGPHCPACTLPCGPADLTAPAKGFLGVLHSLPLLCPRESCGEQVRLDSFRAHCLGHHLEEVDGDHKSAENSLDNFLPVNKGGRPRQHLLSLTRRAQKHRLRDLKTQVKVFAEKEEGGDTKSVCLTLFLLALRAGNEHRQADELEAMMQGRGFGLHPAVCLAIRVNTFLSCSQYHKMYRTVKATSGRQIFQPLHTLRAAEKELLPGYHPFEWQPALKSVSTSCHVGIIDGLSGWIASVDDSPADTVTRRFRYDVALVSALKDLEEDIMEGLRERGLEDSACTSGFSVMIKESCDGMGDVSEKHGGGPAVPEKAVRFSFTIMSVSIQAEGEDEAITIFREPKPNSEMSCKPLSLMFVDESDHETLTGVLGPVVAERNAMKHSRLILSVGGLSRSFRFHFRGTGYDEKMVREMEGLEASGSTYICTLCDSTRAEASQNMTLHSVTRSHDENLERYELWRTNPHSESAEELRDRVKGVSAKPFMETQPTLDALHCDIGNATEFYKIFQDEIGEVYHKANPSREQRRSWRAALDKQLRKKMKLKPVMRMNGNYARKLMTREAVEAVCELVCSEERQEALRELMGLYIQMKPVWRSTCPAKECPDELCRYSFNSQRFAELLSTVFKYRYDGKITNYLHKTLAHVPEIVERDGSIGAWASEGNESGNKLFRRFRKMNARQSKTFELEDVLKHHWLYTSKYLQKFMEAHKDSAKALQATIDTVGSQETQEDADMSLDVPDF, encoded by the exons ATGGAGGAGACATATGCCCCCCGGTGCTCCATGCCGGCCGAGCTCCATCATCCCTACTCCAAGTTCTCAGACTGGAAGTTCAAGCTGTTCCGGGTCAGGTCCATGGAGAGGGCCCCACTGCCCGGGGAGATGCAGCTAGAGAGAGGGGCCTTGTCTGGTGTTGTGGCCTCTGCACCCCTGGGGGAAACTGTGGGGGATGTGGTGGGTCTCCCAGGGAGTGTGATGAAGCTTTGCCTGGGGGGTAAGAGCAAGGAGAACGTAGAGGGCCCGGGAAAGAGAGTGGACCTGAAACTCCAGGAGATGGACACACACATGAACCACCTCAG gtgtctgTGCCGTCTCTGTGGCGGGGCCCTGAGGAAAGCCAAAGGTCCAGAGCATGAAGTCCAGGGGCTTCTGGACGAGGCTAGCATGAGTGCCCTGCGTAGGATGGGCTGCAAGGCCACCAGCTGGCCAGAGGTCATCCTCAAGGTCTTCAAAGTGGACGTGGCGGGGGACATGGAGGTCGTCCATCCACCATTCTTCTGCCAGCGCTGCTGGACATTGGCCATGCGAGGAGGGGGCTTCTGCAGCTTCTCCAGGACCCATGTCCCTGGGTGGAGACCCCACaccaccctctgcctcctctGCCACCCCAagaaaccctcactacagaggagagggaggaagaggaggaagcctACTCGTGGAGCCCAACACCTGGCCAAGAGGACCAAGTGGGACCTCCAGGATAATGCTGCTATTGTTGGTGAGAAGAGAGCCTGGAGAACAGTGATAGATCCTCCCCAGGGACCTGGACTTAGACCCTGGGTGAGATCCAGCGTCCAGAGAGCTCAGTGGGTGAAGAGCATCACCCTCTGCCAGAAAGAGCACCTTAGTGCCAGACTGCTGTCCGAGGACCTCCCTGTGGACTTCCTGAGCTCAGTCACCTGTCAGGTGTGTGACCACCTGTTGTCTGAGCCCGTCCAGTCCCCCTGCAGACACCTCTTCTGCCGCAGCTGCATCGCTAAATATATTTACTCTCTGGGCCCCCACTGCCCGGCTTGCACCCTGCCCTGCGGCCCTGCCGACCTTACTGCCCCAGCTAAGGGCTTCCTGGGGGTCCTGCACTCCCTGCCGCTGCTTTGCCCCAGAGAGAGCTGTGGGGAGCAGGTACGGCTGGACTCCTTCAGAGCCCACTGCTTGGGTCACCATCTGGAGGAAGTGGATGGGGACCACAAGTCAGCGGAAAATAGCCTGGACAACTTCCTGCCTGTCAACAAAGGGGGAAGGCCCCGACAGCATCTCTTGTCACTGACGAGGCGTGCCCAGAAGCACCGGCTGAGGGACCTGAAGACCCAGGTGAAGGTGTTTGCAGAGAAGGAAGAAGGTGGAGACACCAAGTCGGTGTGCCTGACCCTGTTCCTGCTAGCTTTGAGGGCTGGAAACGAACACCGGCAGGCAGACGAACTGGAGGCCATGATGCAAG GCAGGGGCTTTGGCCTGCATCCTGCTGTGTGTCTGGCCATCCGGGTCAACACATTCCTGAGCTGCAGCCAGTACCACAAGATGTACCGCACCGTCAAGGCCACCAGTGGGCGCCAGATCTTCCAGCCACTACACACCTTACGCGCTGCAGAGAAGGAGCTCCTCCCAGGCTACCACCCCTTTGAGTGGCAGCCGGCTCTCAAGAGTGTGTCCACATCCTGCCATGTGGGGATCATTGATGGGCTATCAGGGTGGATCGCTTCGGTAGACGACTCCCCAGCAGATACAGTCACGCGACGGTTTCGCTACGACGTGGCCCTGGTGTCAGCCCTGAAGGACCTGGAGGAGGACATCATGGAGGGGCTGAGAGAGCGAGGCCTGGAGGACAGTGCTTGCACCTCGGGCTTCAGCGTTATGATCAAGGAGTCCTGCGATGGTATGGGGGACGTCAGTGAGAAGCATGGCGGAGGGCCGGCCGTCCCGGAAAAGGCTGTGCGTTTCTCCTTCACCATCATGTCCGTCTCTATTCAAGCTGAGGGAGAAGATGAGGCGATCACCATTTTCCGGGAGCCCAAGCCCAACTCAGAGATGTCCTGCAAGCCGCTAAGCCTGATGTTTGTGGACGAGTCGGACCACGAGACTCTCACAGGCGTCCTGGGGCCTGTGGTGGCCGAAAGGAATGCTATGAAGCACAGCCGTCTCATCCTGTCTGTGGGCGGCCTTTCTCGCTCCTTCCGCTTCCACTTCCGGGGCACGGGCTATGATGAGAAGATGGTGCGAGAGATGGAGGGTTTGGAGGCCTCTGGCTCCACTTACATCTGCACGCTGTGTGACTCCACTCGGGCAGAGGCCTCCCAAAACATGACTCTCCACTCTGTCACCCGCAGCCATGACGAGAACCTGGAGCGCTACGAACTTTGGAGGACCAACCCTCATTCTGAGTCAGCTGAAGAGCTGCGAGACCGAGTCAAAGGCGTCTCTGCCAAGCCCTTCATGGAGACCCAGCCCACACTGGACGCCCTGCACTGTGATATCGGCAATGCCACTGAGTTCTACAAGATCTTCCAGGATGAGATAGGGGAGGTCTATCACAAGGCAAACCCCAGCCGGGAGCAGCGTCGGAGCTGGCGGGCCGCCCTGGACAAGCAGCTGAGGAAGAAGATGAAGCTGAAGCCTGTGATGAGGATGAATGGGAACTATGCACGGAAGCTGATGACCCGGGAGGCAGTGGAGGCAGTGTGTGAGCTGGTGTGCTCAGAGGAGCGTCAGGAAGCTCTGAGGGAGCTGATGGGGCTCTACATCCAGATGAAGCCTGTGTGGCGCTCCACCTGCCCGGCCAAGGAGTGCCCAGACGAGCTCTGCCGGTATAGCTTCAACTCCCAACGCTTTGCAGAGCTGCTCTCCACCGTCTTCAAGTACAGGTATGACGGAAAGATCACCAACTACCTGCACAAGACCTTGGCCCATGTGCCAGAGATTGTGGAGAGGGATGGCTCCATCGGGGCCTGGGCCAGCGAGGGGAATGAGTCTGGGAACAAGCTGTTCAGACGGTTCAGGAAGATGAATGCCCGCCAGTCCAAGACCTTTGAGCTGGAGGACGTGCTGAAGCACCACTGGCTCTACACATCCAAGTACCTGCAGAAGTTCATGGAAGCTCACAAGGACTCTGCCAAAGCTCTGCAGGCCACCATTGACACTGTGGGGAGTCAGGAGACACAGGAGGATGCTGACATGTCACTGGATGTCCcagacttttga
- the rag2 gene encoding V(D)J recombination-activating protein 2 — MSLQPLTAVNCGSLLQPGCSLLQLDGDIFLFGQKGWPRRSCPTGVFGVRLKHGELKLRPISFSNDSCYLPPLRCPAVTRLEPHDGHPEGYLIHGGRTPNNEISSSLYLLTLDSRGCNRKVTLRCQERELVGEQPGPRYGHTLSMVQSLGKRACVVFGGRSYMPAGERSTENWNSVVDCPPQVFIIDLEFGCCSAHTLPELTDGQSFHLALARDDYVYFLGGHTLSSDSRPPRVFCLRVELLQGSPLLSCEHLDTGLSISSAIATRVGPSHEYIILGGYQSETQKRMECSSVVLDDSGISIEPREAPQWTGEISHSHTWFGGSLGGGSALIGVPSEGRPAPPEAHYFYQVCFQKEGEGEGEDGNQGCSQESTDFEDSAPLEDSEELYFGREPHELEDSSEGEGDTYNEEDEEDETQTGYWVKCCLGCQVDPNTWEPYYSTELLRPAMIYCSKGEGGHWVHAQCMELTEGLLVRLSQGNGKYFCLDHGGLPRQEMTPPRQVLSLKRSPMKPQHRKGPMMPKMTPAKKRFFRRLFE, encoded by the coding sequence ATGTCTCTGCAACCACTGACTGCAGTGAACTGTGGCAGCCTCCTGCAGCCTGGCTGCTCCCTGTTACAGCTGGATGGTGACATATTTCTGTTCGGCCAAAAAGGCTGGCCCAGGCGCTCCTGTCCTACTGGGGTCTTCGGGGTACGCCTAAAGCATGGGGAGCTCAAACTGCgacccatctccttctcaaatgACTCCTGCTATCTTCCCCCTCTGCGTTGTCCCGCCGTGACCCGCCTTGAGCCCCATGATGGACACCCAGAGGGCTACCTCATCCATGGAGGCCGAACCCCAAACAACGAGATCTCCTCCAGCCTCTACCTGCTGACTCTGGACAGCCGTGGCTGCAACCGCAAAGTGACCCTGCgctgtcaggagagagagttgGTGGGAGAGCAGCCAGGGCCCCGATACGGCCACACACTTAGCATGGTGCAGAGTCTGGGCAAGCGGGCCTGCGTTGTGTTTGGGGGCAGATCCTACATGCCGGCCGGGGAGCGGAGCACAGAGAACTGGAACAGCGTTGTGGACTGCCCTCCTCAGGTGTTCATCATCGACTTAGAATTTGGCTGCTGCTCTGCCCACACCTTACCTGAGCTCACTGACGGCCAGTCCTTCCACCTAGCTTTGGCAAGAGACGACTATGTCTACTTCCTTGGTGGCCACACTCTGTCGTCTGACTCTCGTCCTCCTCGTGTGTTCTGCCTGCGTGTGGAGCTCCTGCAGGGCAGCCCTCTGCTCTCCTGTGAGCACCTGGACACCGGCCTGTCCATCTCAAGTGCTATTGCCACCCGTGTGGGGCCCTCCCATGAGTACATTATCCTGGGTGGGTATCAGTCAGAGACCCAAAAGAGGATGGAGTGCAGCAGTGTGGTGCTGGATGACTCTGGGATCAGCATCGAGCCCAGAGAGGCCCCTCAGTGGACAGGGGAAATCAGCCACAGCCACACCTGGTTCGGAGGCAGCTTGGGTGGAGGGAGCGCTCTGATTGGGGTCCCCTCTGAGGGCAGGCCAGCCCCGCCCGAAGCACATTACTTCTACCAGGTGTGCTTCCaaaaggagggggaaggagagggtgaaGATGGGAACCAGGGCTGCAGCCAGGAGTCCACAGACTTTGAGGACTCCGCCCCTCTGGAGGACTCTGAGGAGCTGTACTTCGGCCGCGAGCCCCATGAGCTGGAGGACagcagcgagggagagggggatacgtacaatgaagaggatgaggaggatgagacCCAGACAGGCTATTGGGTCAAATGTTGCCTGGGCTGCCAGGTGGACCCCAACACTTGGGAGCCCTACTACTCCACAGAACTGCTGCGGCCAGCCATGATCTACTGCTCCAAAGGGGAGGGAGGCCACTGGGTCCATGCCCAGTGTATGGAGCTGACTGAGGGCCTGCTGGTGAGGCTCTCGCAGGGAAACGGCAAGTACTTCTGCCTGGACCACGGGGGCCTGCCCCGCCAGGAGATGACCCCGCCACGTCAGGTGCTGTCCCTGAAGAGGAGCCCCATGAAACCCCAGCACAGGAAGGGCCCAATGATGCCGAAGATGACACCCGCCAAGAAGCGCTTCTTCAGGAGGCTGTTTGAGTAA
- the rag1 gene encoding V(D)J recombination-activating protein 1 (The RefSeq protein has 6 substitutions, 2 frameshifts compared to this genomic sequence) yields the protein MEETYAPRCSMPAELHHPYSKFSDWKFKLFRVRSMERAPLPGEMQLERGALSGVVASAPLGETVGDVVGLPGSVMKLWLGGKSKENVEGPGKRVDLKLQEMDTYMNHLRCLCRLCGGALRKAKGPEHEVQGLLDEASMSALRRVGCKATSWPEVILKVFKVDVAGDMEVVHPPFFCQRCWTLAMRGGGFCSFSRTHVPGWRPHTTLCLLCTPRNPHYRGERKRRKPTRGAQHLAKRTKWDLQDNAAIVGEKRAWRTVIDPPQGPGLRPWVRSSVQRAQWVKSITLCQKEHLSARLLSEDLPVDFLSSVTCQVCDHLLSEPVQSPCRHLFCRSCIAKYIYSLGPHCPACTLPCGPADLTAPAKGFLGVLHSLPLLCPRESCGEQVRLDSFRAHCLGHHLEEVDGDHKSAENSLDNFLPVNKGGRPRQHLLSLTRRAQKHRLRDLKTQVKVFAEKEEGGDTKSVCLTLFLLALRAGNEHRQADELEAMMQGRGFGLHPAVCLAIRVNTFLSCSQYHKMYRTVKATSGRQIFQPLHTLRTAEKELLPGYHPFEWQPALKSVSTSCHVGIIDGLSGWIASVDDSPADTVTRRFRYDVALVSALKDLEEDIMEGLRERGLEDSACTSGFSVMIKESCDGMGDVSEKHGGGPPVPEKPVRFSFTIMSVSIQAEGEDEAITIFREPKPNSEMSCKPLSLMFVDESDHETLTGVLGPVVAERNAMKHSRLILSVGGLSRSFRFHFRGTGYDEKMVREMEGLEASGSTYICTLCDSTRAEASQNMTLHSVTRSHDENLERYELWRTNPHSESAEELRDRVKGVSAKPFMETQPTLDALHCDIGNATEFYKIFQDEIGEVYHKANPSREQRRSWRAALDKQLRKKMKLKPVMRMNGNYARKLMTREAVEAVCELVCSEERQEALRELMGLYIQMKPVWRSTCPAKECPDELCRYSFNSQRFAELLSTVFKYRYDGKITNYLHKTLAHVPEIVERDGSIGAWASEGNESGNKLFRRFRKMNARQSKTFELEDVLKHHWLYTSKYLQKFMEAHKDSAKALQATIDTVGSQETQEDADMSLDVPDF from the exons ATGGAGGAGACATATGCCCCCCGGTGCTCCATGCCGGCCGAGCTCCATCATCCCTACTCCAAGTTCTCAGACTGGAAGTTCAAGCTGTTCCGGGTCAGGTCCATGGAGAGGGCCCCACTGCCCGGGGAGATGCAGCTAGAGAGAGGGGCCTTGTCTGGTGTTGTGGCCTCTGCACCCCTGGGGGAAACTGTGGGGGATGTGGTGGGTCTCCCAGGGAGTGTGATGAAGCTTTGCCTGGGGGGTAAGAGCAAGGAGAACGTAGAGGGCCCGGGAAAGAGAGTGGACCTGAAACTCCAGGAGATGGACACACACATGAACCACCTCAG gtgtctgTGCCGTCTCTGTGGCGGGGCCCTGAGGAAAGCCAAAGGTCCAGAGCATGAAGTCCAGGGGCTTCTGGACGAGGCTAGCATGAGTGCCCTGCGTAGGATGGGCTGCAAGGCCACCAGCTGGCCAGAGGTCATCCTCAAGGTCTTCAAAGTGGACGTGGCGGGGGACATGGAGGTCGTCCATCCACCATTCTTCTGCCAGCGCTGCTGGACATTGGCCATGCGAGGAGGGGGCTTCTGCAGCTTCTCCAGGACCCATGTCCCTGGGTGGAGACCCCACaccaccctctgcctcctctGC ACCCCAagaaaccctcactacagaggagag aggaagaggaggaagcctACTCGTGGAGCCCAACACCTGGCCAAGAGGACCAAGTGGGACCTCCAGGATAATGCTGCTATTGTTGGTGAGAAGAGAGCCTGGAGAACAGTGATAGATCCTCCCCAGGGACCTGGACTTAGACCCTGGGTGAGATCCAGCGTCCAGAGAGCTCAGTGGGTGAAGAGCATCACCCTCTGCCAGAAAGAGCACCTTAGTGCCAGACTGCTGTCCGAGGACCTCCCTGTGGACTTCCTGAGCTCAGTCACCTGTCAGGTGTGTGACCACCTGTTGTCTGAGCCCGTCCAGTCCCCCTGCAGACACCTCTTCTGCCGCAGCTGCATCGCTAAATATATTTACTCTCTGGGCCCCCACTGCCCGGCTTGCACCCTGCCCTGCGGCCCTGCCGACCTTACTGCCCCAGCTAAGGGCTTCCTGGGGGTCCTGCACTCCCTGCCGCTGCTTTGCCCCAGAGAGAGCTGTGGGGAGCAGGTACGGCTGGACTCCTTCAGAGCCCACTGCTTGGGTCACCATCTGGAGGAAGTGGATGGGGACCACAAGTCAGCGGAAAATAGCCTGGACAACTTCCTGCCTGTCAACAAAGGGGGAAGGCCCCGACAGCATCTCTTGTCACTGACGAGGCGTGCCCAGAAGCACCGGCTGAGGGACCTGAAGACCCAGGTGAAGGTGTTTGCAGAGAAGGAAGAAGGTGGAGACACCAAGTCGGTGTGCCTGACCCTGTTCCTGCTAGCTTTGAGGGCTGGAAACGAACACCGGCAGGCAGACGAACTGGAGGCCATGATGCAAG GCAGGGGCTTTGGCCTGCATCCTGCTGTGTGTCTGGCCATCCGGGTCAACACATTCCTGAGCTGCAGCCAGTACCACAAGATGTACCGCACCGTCAAGGCCACCAGTGGGCGCCAGATCTTCCAGCCACTACACACCTTACGCGCTGCAGAGAAGGAGCTCCTCCCAGGCTACCACCCCTTTGAGTGGCAGCCGGCTCTCAAGAGTGTGTCCACATCCTGCCATGTGGGGATCATTGATGGGCTATCAGGGTGGATCGCTTCGGTAGACGACTCCCCAGCAGATACAGTCACGCGACGGTTTCGCTACGACGTGGCCCTGGTGTCAGCCCTGAAGGACCTGGAGGAGGACATCATGGAGGGGCTGAGAGAGCGAGGCCTGGAGGACAGTGCTTGCACCTCGGGCTTCAGCGTTATGATCAAGGAGTCCTGCGATGGTATGGGGGACGTCAGTGAGAAGCATGGCGGAGGGCCGGCCGTCCCGGAAAAGGCTGTGCGTTTCTCCTTCACCATCATGTCCGTCTCTATTCAAGCTGAGGGAGAAGATGAGGCGATCACCATTTTCCGGGAGCCCAAGCCCAACTCAGAGATGTCCTGCAAGCCGCTAAGCCTGATGTTTGTGGACGAGTCGGACCACGAGACTCTCACAGGCGTCCTGGGGCCTGTGGTGGCCGAAAGGAATGCTATGAAGCACAGCCGTCTCATCCTGTCTGTGGGCGGCCTTTCTCGCTCCTTCCGCTTCCACTTCCGGGGCACGGGCTATGATGAGAAGATGGTGCGAGAGATGGAGGGTTTGGAGGCCTCTGGCTCCACTTACATCTGCACGCTGTGTGACTCCACTCGGGCAGAGGCCTCCCAAAACATGACTCTCCACTCTGTCACCCGCAGCCATGACGAGAACCTGGAGCGCTACGAACTTTGGAGGACCAACCCTCATTCTGAGTCAGCTGAAGAGCTGCGAGACCGAGTCAAAGGCGTCTCTGCCAAGCCCTTCATGGAGACCCAGCCCACACTGGACGCCCTGCACTGTGATATCGGCAATGCCACTGAGTTCTACAAGATCTTCCAGGATGAGATAGGGGAGGTCTATCACAAGGCAAACCCCAGCCGGGAGCAGCGTCGGAGCTGGCGGGCCGCCCTGGACAAGCAGCTGAGGAAGAAGATGAAGCTGAAGCCTGTGATGAGGATGAATGGGAACTATGCACGGAAGCTGATGACCCGGGAGGCAGTGGAGGCAGTGTGTGAGCTGGTGTGCTCAGAGGAGCGTCAGGAAGCTCTGAGGGAGCTGATGGGGCTCTACATCCAGATGAAGCCTGTGTGGCGCTCCACCTGCCCGGCCAAGGAGTGCCCAGACGAGCTCTGCCGGTATAGCTTCAACTCCCAACGCTTTGCAGAGCTGCTCTCCACCGTCTTCAAGTACAGGTATGACGGAAAGATCACCAACTACCTGCACAAGACCTTGGCCCATGTGCCAGAGATTGTGGAGAGGGATGGCTCCATCGGGGCCTGGGCCAGCGAGGGGAATGAGTCTGGGAACAAGCTGTTCAGACGGTTCAGGAAGATGAATGCCCGCCAGTCCAAGACCTTTGAGCTGGAGGACGTGCTGAAGCACCACTGGCTCTACACATCCAAGTACCTGCAGAAGTTCATGGAAGCTCACAAGGACTCTGCCAAAGCTCTGCAGGCCACCATTGACACTGTGGGGAGTCAGGAGACACAGGAGGATGCTGACATGTCACTGGATGTCCcagacttttga